Proteins from a single region of Anthonomus grandis grandis chromosome 10, icAntGran1.3, whole genome shotgun sequence:
- the LOC126741137 gene encoding phosphoacetylglucosamine mutase, with product MENNNKQRCRTVYAFAREMYPKTVKHDISYGTAGFRTRATDLHYVMYRMGLLAVLRARVKKAVIGVMITASHNPEPDNGVKLVDPMGEMLEQSWEKWATKLANVPDDKLESVINELIKEYDIQNMNDRPEILVGKDTRPSSPSLAKAVIDGVLAMGGKPIDYGIVTTPQLHYFVVCKNTNKAYGEPTEEGYYRKLTNAFKKVRGDDFNNGNYINKVLYDGANGVGAKKVKFLKEGLEGSLIIDMYNDEIIGSGKLNYLCGADYVKTNQTFPTGLPQTPNQRCCSVDGDADRLMYYYLDENEKFHMMDGDRIATLIAGYLKEILENTGLKLNLGLVQTAYANGASTDYITNELKVPVACVPTGVKWLHHKALEYDIGVYFEANGHGTVVFKDEAKRKIKSAFQTNNLTKTQKDATLRLINIIDIINETVGDAISDMLLVETILHAKGWDIKQWEEAYHDLPNRLLKVTVQDRTVITTTDAERKCVTPEGLQDEIDKIVSKYPKGRSFVRPSGTEDVVRVYAEAATKEDCDKLAYEVGKKVHELAGGTGDAPSASK from the exons atggaaaataataataagcagaGGTGCAGAACCGTGTACGCTTTCGCCAGAGAAATGTACCCGAAAACCGTGAAACACGACATTTCCTATGGGACAGCAGGATTCCGAACAAG ggcTACAGACCTACACTATGTCATGTATAGGATGGGGCTACTGGCTGTACTTAGAGCAAGGGTTAAAAAAG CTGTAATAGGTGTAATGATAACAGCTTCCCATAACCCTGAACCAGATAATGGAGTCAAATTGGTTGACCCAATGGGCGAAATGCTGGAACAAAGTTGGGAGAAATGGGCCACAAAACTCGCCAATGTACc agatGACAAACTAGAATCTGTAATAAACGAATTAATTAAGGAATACGACATTCAAAACATGAACGACCGGCCCGAAATTTTGGTTGGAAAAGACACTAGACCCAGCAGTCCCAGTTTAGCTAAGGCTGTTATTGATG GTGTATTAGCAATGGGCGGAAAACCCATAGATTATGGTATAGTAACAACTCCTCAGCTTCACTACTTTGTAGTttgtaaaaatacaaataaggCATATGGAGAGCCTACAGAGGAGGGATATTACAGAAAACTTACAAATGCTTTTAAGAAAGTTAGAGGAGACGATTTTAATAATGGGAATTACATAAATAA agttttataTGATGGAGCTAATGGCGTCGGagctaaaaaagtaaaatttcttaaGGAAGGCCTTGAAGGTAGTCTTATTATCGATATGTATAATGATGAGATTATTGGCtctggaaaattaaattatttg TGTGGAGCAGACTATgtaaaaacaaatcaaacatTTCCAACGGGGTTGCCTCAAACACCAAACCAAAGATGTTGCTCTGTTGATGGAGATGCTGATAGacttatgtattattatttagacGAGAATGAAAAGTTTCATATGATGGATGGAGATAGAATAGCTACTTTGATTGCTGGTTATCTTAAGGAG atactAGAAAACACCGGCCTAAAATTAAACCTGGGACTCGTTCAAACTGCTTATGCAAACGGGGCTTCCACCGACTATATTACAAATGAATTG AAAGTTCCCGTAGCTTGTGTTCCTACAGGTGTTAAATGGTTACATCATAAAGCTCTAGAGTACGATATAGGAGTTTACTTCGAAGCTAACGGCCATGGTACAGTCGTTTTTAAAGATGAAGCAAAACGAAAGATAAAGAGCGCTTTTCAGACCAACAA cTTAACAAAAACTCAAAAGGATGCAACTCTgagattaataaatattatagatatTATAAACGAAACAGTAGGAGATGCCATATCTGATATGTTGTTGGTTGAAACCATTCTACATGCTAAAGGTTGGGATATTAAACAGTGGGAAGAAGCTTATCACGATCTTCCAAACCGACTGCTTAAGGTGACTGTACAG GACCGCACAGTTATTACTACCACAGACGCTGAAAGAAAATGTGTCACTCCCGAAGGACTTCAAGACGAAATTGATAAGATTGTTTCAAAGTATCCCAAAGGGAGATCTTTTGTTAGGCCATCAG GCACAGAGGACGTAGTTAGGGTATACGCAGAAGCTGCCACAAAAGAAGACTGCGACAAGCTAGCATATGAGGTTGGTAAAAAAGTCCATGAATTAGCTGGAGGTACCGGAGACGCCCCTTCAGCTTCAAAATAG